The genomic segment AACATAACCAACAGTCCGTTTTTTTACTTCCCCAGTCTTTTACCATTCTCGGCGCTTCAATCGTTCCATCAATCttctcaaaagagaaaaaagaaagagaatattaTGTATGCAtgaattatgtatatataaattatgtttccAACACAATGAGATGTGTAAAACTTTGATGatataataagttatttaatCACACTCTCACTAATAAATAAGGAATCCCGAGCacacaaaaattacaaatcaagttattataaaaataatttcaatttcatttttatggTTCAGCTCGGCCTTGTAATATATGAGAAACAAAACTGATAACATCTTTTTGATTATACTAAATACCTGAATATGAATATGTGAAGATACACAAGGACCTTCAAACAATTGTGGTTGTATGGTATATGTTTCCCTAGAATGTATGATTAGAGAGGCTTCCCGACCTCTCCCACTGTCTCCACATAACGCTTTCCATGCATCTTGAAATGCCTAATCCGAATATATTATCAAGcgatgatttaatattttaatggtaCATGTTTTATATTCATTAGTAATTttgatgaaagaaaatgaatcgTTACCTTAGAATGATCAACATTTGTAGAGTGAGaatcatttaaaaaatctttaatggATAGAATCACATGACTATCTCCTTGTTGCAAATGATACAATGCGATTAGAAGCACTAAAAGGAGTATCTTAAAACCCTagtaacaattaaaaaaaaaattattatacatgCTTAAGCAAAAGTGAAACTAttggaaaaatataaactaaaaaggGAATCTTATAATCTCAccattttagtattaaaaaataataatctaggTAACAATGTTTATCctagtaaatataattttaagattgtgaatgtgaatgtgtgttgtaaattgtatatatacaaagagTTGAAAGtcttaatattaaaatatacatttgaCTACTtgcaaaatttaatatataattttgactcTCTTTTGGTTGAAGAATCtttgaataaattgaaaatgttACTATAATGTTTATGCATTTATGGTAGTGAACTAACAGTGCAATACTTAGTTAGTATGCATTCAACACATTTGATGTATCTACTATTTATTCTCCTTAATGACATTGTCATTGGTGAGAGAAGACCATAAGAGTTCTACATTAACTCTCTTCTCGAAATAATTGGAGGTTCACTTTTGACCAAAATGATTGATATTAAATTTCATGTCTTTGGGTTCAAACGGTTTTTATACGAATAATTAAACTTTAATCATTTGGCAAATAGGCACCCATGTGACATTATATGTCTCCATTCGACCATTCCCCCTTTgtactgtttaattttttttttttaagattaatttTATACTTGTTTTATGTCTTAGccatttccttttcttttttctttccttgctATCAGAtgcattttgcattttatttactctatttaattatattttctttaccaaaattatatgtttttagttatatttagtGTTTCTATTTCCAGTTTAATTTTTAACAagttaattcatatttttttgtatagtaTACATATATCTCAACTGAAAAATTGATGGTAAAACTAGCTAATTAGTAACATTAAAAactattatcattttttatattaagatttAAGTTTGTGTGATATGGTTAGATAAGTGattttaattatctaatttATAGTGAATTGTAAGTTAGTAATTGTGCAtttgtctacttattaaaaaaatgcttATAAAATTTTGGCTCACTAAAGATGCAAAATATACtttcaaattatcaaaatatatatttatttaatatgtctattatttaattttaatgtgtttattatatagtatCATTTGTGCCCCAGACAATATATTATCCTAGATCCGCCACTATAACATACGATGCGGGTGATGGAGGTTGAGCGGTGGGTGCTGGAAGTTCATAATACGGTGTTTGAGGTATAACATACGGTGCAACTGATGGAGTTTTGGGATTGACATGAAAACCACAATTGATGCCAATGGAAACAAAGCGTCTAATTAGGTGCGCAAATCTGCAGTACGAGGTGAGAGGCCTTCTCTGAGATGAGGAAGTGATATTGATGTGCTCCATGACGATGCTATCACAAACTGTTCTTTGGTCACAATCTAATTTTACTGCAGTAACATCGGGTAAACTTGTCCCTTTAAAGTATCTATATGTCACACCACTCACTTTCAAAGCAGTTGCCTGAAAGATTTCACAACATGTGTGTTTGAAAACTCAAATATTGAAAAAACCTGAAATTTGACATTTGAGAATTTCAAAATACCAAGGCTGaatcaataatttattaaaagtgTTACCCCTGCTGGTTGTGGACACGGGCGAACACCGTTACAATAATGTTGGTCGATGATGATAGGGGATCTGACATTTATCATTGTAATATcttcatacaaaatatttttgacaaaCCCACGTCCTCCCTGATAAAGTATTTTTAATATCCAATATATGATAtattccttatatattatgtagtgtatattatgttaattcttctataaaacaaatataacaatgTAAACTTACAGGCCAAGTCTTGATTCTTGCGCCATTTTCAGTTCGAGTGAAGGTGCAATGTCTGACATTCACATTTTGTACTATATCATTTGCCCCTCCTTTCCCTAGACTTCCGATACTATTTTTTcccaagacaaaacaaacaacttaTCAAAGAATTGACTttcaaagtaatatatatatatgtgtgtgtgtgtgcaaaCCTTATGCCATGACCAGGACCACATGTCACATAAGTTATGTTGATATCATACGAACCACCTTGAATTGAAATGCAATCATCACCTAATAGATATAAAACCACAcataaaaaaactcataatcTTTCGCGTGATCAATCTGTACATGGCGTATGCTAAGAACAAAATGAAATACCAGTTTTGATTGATGAACTGCGAATTTGGATATTATGTGAAACAGAGATATCAATGCCATTAGTATTTGGACTGTTTGAGGGTGCGATCAAATGAAGATTTAATAAAGTTGCGTTGGTGCAACCAGTAACTGATATGTGATTCCTTGGACTATTAATTTGAGTTAATCcattatataaaatgttttggcaCCCAAGAAATCTCACTGcctacacaaacaaaatataatatcctcaaaaagaaatataataaatgttttaatcaaaGATGGATATCTTCAAATCAACATATTCAACATACCTCTCGTCGGGAGGATAAGGCAACAGAAGACCACCAGCTTTGTCCATTGGAATTGAGAACACCAGATCCATTGAGAACGAGACCTGTCACCCTCTC from the Camelina sativa cultivar DH55 chromosome 12, Cs, whole genome shotgun sequence genome contains:
- the LOC104733177 gene encoding probable polygalacturonase At3g15720 codes for the protein MVPLIPMGFDVLFALLLITSYHLQHGDSRVILSIKDFLSDSDSKIVDHSQAFQAAWRALCGGRGRGQGSSLVIHARETYTIQPQRFEGPCASPHIHIQIDGTIEAPKMVKDWGSKKSECWLCFERVTGLVLNGSGVLNSNGQSWWSSVALSSRREAVRFLGCQNILYNGLTQINSPRNHISVTGCTNATLLNLHLIAPSNSPNTNGIDISVSHNIQIRSSSIKTGDDCISIQGGSYDINITYVTCGPGHGISIGSLGKGGANDIVQNVNVRHCTFTRTENGARIKTWPGGRGFVKNILYEDITMINVRSPIIIDQHYCNGVRPCPQPAGATALKVSGVTYRYFKGTSLPDVTAVKLDCDQRTVCDSIVMEHINITSSSQRRPLTSYCRFAHLIRRFVSIGINCGFHVNPKTPSVAPYVIPQTPYYELPAPTAQPPSPASYVIVADLG